The following DNA comes from Lepeophtheirus salmonis chromosome 11, UVic_Lsal_1.4, whole genome shotgun sequence.
CGAAATTGATGgtcacaattaaaaaatcaaaaattgatagatttaattttaaaagggcTATATTGGAGCCAATTTAAGTTTCTTCAATGTTGTAATCAATAACAAAAGTTATTGGGTATcgtaactcatcccacaaatttgaataataagccgataattgactcaaatatgtttattggATATTGGgattgtacatttatatatatgaagtaagcacataaattgggatttttacctttttttaatgtttctttttcattggtcagatagagttgcagtGATTCAGTATTAGTAAACATGAAAGTATTACAAGTATTCtacatacagggagcggggatcagattgtcgcctactttaaaccttgataatttgaagacgacatgaaggccatggcgagggatctgggctgccatgagagttgtctgggtgtggcaacaggactcagcactcTGCCAtatgtccaaaatctccatgctgtggttaaccgagaactgttatgaggtcgtaaccaaggatttggggcctcctaactctcccgaccttaatcctttggactattttgtctggggctatgtcgagagacataccaacagacatccccatagcaccaaggccagcctgatggactccattaaggaggtattcggcaacatggacaatgagatggtcagaagagcctgcagccggttcagaggccgtattgaggccgttattgatgccaacggggattatatcgaatgaatggctactctatacctatatgctcgtcatagttttgattttcaataaaaaagttaaaaatgtatattttgtgttgttttttgtagaaacatattttggcgacaatttgatccccgctccctgtatctAGCATAAGAATTATGTTTGAAGTAcatgttcataaatatattttcttctctaggagtTACAGTGATTCGAACTATAGAGAAAGAAAGATATTGAGGTGACAAGGATTTTACTTGGCCCCTGGATTTAGTTAGGCAGACAGAGAATAAGTATTCTGATTTCGAAAAGTTTGATGCAGGTATTTTTGGGGGTCTACtagtagataatatattaaaatccaaGGGAAAACAAACCaatctattaaatttatgtttctttcaGCGGAATACTTTGTGGTAAGCATATCAAAGTTAACAGCTGAATGGAATGGAACAGTCTTTTGAATACTTTGtccctttatatattatttgtctatctccacattttcttgatttttgttaaatattgttttttctgttgaagaacaatatataactttttgaagttgtataaaatgtgACGTTTTAAatgtctcataaaaaaaaataaaaaatggattcttGTGTTGCGTGAGTTGACTTTTTGGGATGTAAGATCTTGAGTGCACATCGTACTCCAATTCAGAAGGTGAGGATTTCGAAttggaaaaagatgaagaatatgtTCAACCACCTCAATCAAGTTCTTCTGATTCTGATGACTATTCTGATGTTTTTGACAAGCCTGTCGGtaagtaattttcttgaataccaTTATTAGTTTTCCTAAATACtagatgtatttattaacaactaattggtatatttaacatttcaagaaatgccaggatgcaatcaagtgactcaattcccgtcttctaagaaacataaatcaaccGACTTATTAGAAGAGTCAATGTATGTTGGCAAGGATAACACAATCTGGCACAAACAAATAGGAAATGGAGAAATTTCAGCCCGTTTTAgccaagaaaacattttgaaggaagtctcaggtccatcatcatttgcaaaacgtaacatcattacagataaaacaatatcagcttttgaactcttgatcgataattatattattgatcacattgtaaaatgtacaatagttGAGGCTCGTTCAAAACTTAAGAATGATGTATGGACAACCAGCAAACGAGAAATACTCCAACTGATTGCAATAATGTATGCGAGAGGAATCTTAGCCAAAGGGCAGCCGACAGAAGTCATTTGGTCAAGAAAATTGGGGATCAATCTCTTTAGGAATACTATCCCTCGCGACAgatataaggaattattgagATATATCCGCTTTGATATTCGTTCCACAAGATCACAAAGACTTCAAAACGACAAGTTTGCCTTGATTTCAATGGTATGGGATCGATTTGTCGAAAATTGTAAGTCATCATACAGGCCAGGTGAAAATATTACCATTGATGAGCAACTATTCCCAACAAAAGCTAGATATCCATTTACCCAATATATGGCTAAAAAGCctgataaatttggtataaaattttggttagcaGTTGATGCATCGTCCAAATACTTGGTAAATGGATTTCCTTACTTGGGAAAAGATTCTCAAAGACcagcaaataaatctttatcagaATATGTCGTAATGAAGCTAATGGAACCATATTTGGGTAAAGGGAGGAATGTTACAACAGATAATTTCTTTACGTCATTGTCTCTTGCAAatgaactttaaattttttggaaaataggaTGACTATTTTAGGAACTATGAATCGTGCTCGCAAAGAAATACCTCCTGAACTAAAAGCTACCAAACAAGCACTATTTTCAAGCTTAATCTTTGTAAATAGTGGCAAAACATTGACTTCTTATcaagggaaaaaaaacaaaaatgttttgattttgaGCTCTGTTCACAAAAGTGTTAAAGTTTTAGATGTACGAAAAAGGTTACCAGAATCAATccagtattataatgaaactaagtATGGAGTTGATATTCTAGATCAAATGGCAAGACTTTATTCCACCAAAATGTCCTCTCGCCGATGgcctttacaagttttttataatattttggattttgctggtataaatgctgttatcttgtacagagaagtgactggtaagaaaataactcgtcgccagtttttgaataattt
Coding sequences within:
- the LOC121126300 gene encoding piggyBac transposable element-derived protein 4-like, with product MPGCNQVTQFPSSKKHKSTDLLEESMYVGKDNTIWHKQIGNGEISARFSQENILKEVSGPSSFAKRNIITDKTISAFELLIDNYIIDHIVKCTIVEARSKLKNDVWTTSKREILQLIAIMYARGILAKGQPTEVIWSRKLGINLFRNTIPRDRYKELLRYIRFDIRSTRSQRLQNDKFALISMVWDRFVENCKSSYRPGENITIDEQLFPTKARYPFTQYMAKKPDKFGIKFWLAVDASSKYLVNGFPYLGKDSQRPANKSLSEYVVMKLMEPYLGKGRNVTTDNFFTSLSLANEL